Proteins encoded in a region of the Paenibacillus sp. W2I17 genome:
- a CDS encoding NHL repeat-containing protein yields MARTVKRWLVLLAAVSLLLVNAVPAAASPAPYESYNYNYWKEAVPSPDAYLPERTISGRDLGISEFKDPGDVNVSPSGLIYILDSGNSRIVVLDPDFKLLRVIDGFMMDGSKETFNLPGGLFVDEQERIYVADTSNGRVVVLDGEGKLIQTITKPESDILSTQFQFQPLKLTVDHVGRVYVVAQGVYEGIMQFDESGKFIGYVGTNKVERDYGEYIWRMLSTKAQRAQMVLFVPTEFSNADIDHKGFVYATNIDPGSNEPIKRLNPSGEDVLKRFGYVDVKGDIRFRNNPGPSKLIDVKVLGDGMYSVLDATQNRVFTYDDEGHLLYIYGGKGNQVGTLKTPVAIEQSGERHLVLDRGKNNLVVYEPTRFGSRVNEAVALHYRGEDTEAVNIWREVLKLNANYDIAYIGIGKSLLMEKKNEEALGYFELGMDRKSYSVAFKRHRREMMKEHFGTFLTAVIALIVILILTRVAVKWRRRRQVDREAGFH; encoded by the coding sequence ATGGCACGCACAGTGAAAAGATGGCTTGTTCTCCTGGCGGCAGTATCTCTGCTGCTGGTGAATGCCGTGCCTGCGGCGGCCTCCCCGGCGCCGTATGAGAGTTATAACTACAACTACTGGAAAGAGGCTGTACCTTCACCAGATGCCTATCTGCCCGAGCGTACGATATCAGGCCGTGACCTCGGCATTAGTGAGTTCAAAGACCCCGGTGATGTGAACGTTTCACCCTCCGGGTTGATCTATATTTTGGATAGTGGCAACAGCCGAATTGTTGTATTGGACCCAGACTTTAAGCTGCTGCGCGTCATTGATGGATTCATGATGGATGGCAGCAAGGAGACCTTCAACCTTCCGGGCGGATTGTTCGTGGATGAGCAAGAACGCATATACGTCGCTGATACAAGCAACGGTCGTGTGGTTGTTCTGGATGGAGAGGGGAAGCTGATACAAACCATCACAAAGCCCGAGTCGGATATCCTGTCGACCCAATTCCAGTTCCAGCCCTTGAAACTGACGGTTGATCATGTAGGCCGAGTGTATGTTGTGGCACAGGGGGTATACGAAGGGATTATGCAGTTTGACGAGAGCGGGAAATTTATCGGATATGTCGGTACGAACAAAGTAGAGCGGGACTACGGCGAATATATCTGGCGCATGTTATCAACCAAAGCCCAGCGCGCACAGATGGTCCTGTTTGTCCCGACGGAGTTCTCCAATGCGGATATCGACCACAAAGGATTTGTGTATGCAACGAATATTGATCCCGGCTCGAATGAACCGATCAAACGGCTGAATCCGTCTGGTGAAGATGTGCTGAAGCGGTTTGGTTATGTTGACGTCAAAGGCGATATCCGGTTCCGTAACAATCCGGGTCCCTCCAAACTGATTGATGTGAAAGTGCTGGGCGACGGCATGTACAGTGTATTGGATGCGACACAGAACCGGGTGTTCACGTACGACGATGAAGGTCATCTGCTCTACATATATGGTGGCAAAGGAAATCAGGTTGGCACGCTCAAAACACCTGTCGCGATTGAACAATCCGGTGAGCGCCACTTGGTTCTGGATCGGGGGAAGAACAATCTTGTCGTATATGAGCCAACCCGTTTTGGTTCCCGTGTGAACGAAGCGGTGGCACTCCACTATCGCGGAGAGGACACGGAGGCCGTGAATATTTGGAGAGAAGTGCTGAAGCTGAATGCCAACTATGACATCGCTTATATTGGTATCGGCAAGTCCTTATTAATGGAGAAGAAAAACGAGGAAGCGCTGGGTTACTTCGAACTTGGGATGGATCGCAAGAGTTATTCTGTGGCGTTCAAGAGGCATCGGCGAGAGATGATGAAGGAACATTTTGGTACATTCCTGACCGCTGTAATCGCGCTGATTGTCATTCTGATCCTGACCCGAGTGGCGGTTAAATGGAGACGGAGGAGGCAGGTTGATCGTGAAGCAGGATTTCATTAA
- a CDS encoding DUF5696 domain-containing protein, with amino-acid sequence MNKRQRLYTVLAGGAAVIMIAAGLLYINNRGVPAVEAAAYLDTTTTAMPVTEDPLQFLSDSSQGVPGMQLVAEDQRLALYYNEETTEIAVRDGESGEIWYSNPKERAEDALASAYEKEVLSSQLNVSFRDAMGTLENFPNFSSSISNKQFTVGQIDQGIRVNYTLGDTSLGIDALPKLISKQRLEEKVLSKLDATVARYTSARYYPTKNNPDILERLDGQISKQLVLNKMLGAFETAGYTADDLAFDNQENGVEGGGVSDKPSFVISVEYRLDQGALVVTVPLGQIEESGQYRIRNIDLLAYFGAADTKGEGYMLVPDGSGSLIHLNNGKTQEEQYVQRVYGADPNDNSLSRPQVSESAYMPVFGLKNGENAWFAVIEKGDGIASISADIGGRQNSYNHVHATFSLRGEDELEMYTSQKMQEIQLLSDEPFRGDIQVRYHFLHGEDASYSGMARLYQQQLIEQDVLKPLPEQTELPFYLDVLGAVDKKASFLSVPYRTTLAMTTYEQATEMAAKLQQDGVNRVQMRYQGWFGGGISHHTPTQVKLDSEVGSRSELQALSAKLEQSGGALFPDVAFQHIYHDDMRFAPSSDAARFVTKETAELYPYNPALNRMDQSRDSYYLLSAAKLPYVVGEFADKYNQLDLGGLSLRDLGQVLTSDYRDSRVIHRETAKHIVKEQLGQLEQSYPNLMISAANSYAWGNAQHVVNVPAGSSRFNITDEEVPFYAMVIHGYMNYAASPMNTSGDQDLRKQLLRSLELGAAPYFQWTYEPSSRLKLTNYDSAYATEYAYWVDDAVALYKQANEVLGELENEQILKHERIQDGVVRITYTGGTSILVNYNADAVTVDGTTVGGTDYVVGGVNR; translated from the coding sequence GTGAACAAAAGGCAACGACTATATACGGTGCTGGCTGGTGGTGCAGCTGTAATCATGATTGCAGCCGGGCTGCTGTATATAAACAACAGGGGGGTTCCAGCCGTTGAAGCCGCGGCTTATCTGGATACGACAACCACAGCCATGCCCGTCACGGAGGACCCGTTGCAGTTCCTTAGCGACTCTTCGCAGGGTGTACCTGGTATGCAGCTGGTCGCCGAAGATCAGAGACTCGCCCTGTACTATAACGAGGAGACAACGGAAATTGCAGTACGTGACGGGGAAAGTGGAGAGATCTGGTACAGCAATCCGAAAGAACGGGCTGAGGACGCTCTTGCTTCCGCGTATGAAAAAGAAGTGCTGTCCTCCCAGTTGAACGTGTCTTTCCGGGATGCGATGGGCACACTGGAGAATTTTCCGAATTTCAGTTCGAGTATTAGCAACAAACAATTCACAGTGGGCCAGATTGATCAGGGCATTCGGGTGAACTATACGCTTGGTGATACATCACTTGGTATTGATGCACTACCGAAGTTGATCAGCAAGCAGCGACTGGAGGAGAAGGTTCTTTCCAAGCTGGATGCTACTGTCGCAAGATACACATCTGCCCGATATTATCCAACCAAGAACAATCCGGATATTCTGGAACGGCTGGATGGACAGATTTCGAAGCAACTTGTGCTGAACAAGATGCTGGGTGCCTTTGAGACGGCGGGTTACACGGCGGACGATCTGGCTTTTGACAATCAGGAGAACGGGGTTGAAGGCGGAGGTGTGTCGGATAAGCCCAGCTTCGTCATTTCTGTCGAATACCGGCTGGATCAAGGGGCGCTTGTTGTGACTGTACCTCTGGGCCAAATAGAAGAAAGTGGGCAATACCGCATTCGGAACATTGATTTGCTCGCTTACTTTGGTGCTGCGGATACAAAGGGCGAGGGTTATATGCTCGTGCCTGACGGTTCCGGCAGCCTGATCCACCTGAACAACGGGAAAACCCAGGAAGAGCAGTATGTACAGCGTGTCTATGGCGCAGATCCCAATGATAATTCGCTCAGTCGTCCTCAGGTTAGTGAATCCGCGTATATGCCTGTGTTTGGTCTGAAGAACGGGGAGAATGCCTGGTTTGCGGTGATTGAAAAAGGGGACGGCATTGCCAGTATCTCTGCGGATATTGGAGGCAGGCAGAACAGTTACAACCACGTTCATGCGACCTTCTCCCTGCGGGGGGAGGATGAACTGGAGATGTACACCTCGCAGAAAATGCAGGAGATTCAGCTGCTTAGCGATGAGCCTTTCCGTGGAGATATTCAGGTCCGTTATCATTTCCTTCATGGAGAAGATGCCAGTTACTCGGGTATGGCCCGCCTGTATCAGCAGCAGTTGATCGAGCAGGATGTACTGAAGCCGCTCCCAGAACAGACGGAGTTGCCGTTCTATCTGGATGTACTTGGTGCAGTGGACAAAAAGGCTTCGTTCCTGAGTGTGCCCTATCGGACCACCTTAGCCATGACGACGTACGAACAGGCCACCGAAATGGCGGCGAAGTTACAGCAGGATGGTGTGAACCGCGTACAAATGCGGTATCAGGGATGGTTCGGTGGTGGCATCAGCCATCATACGCCAACCCAGGTGAAGTTGGACAGTGAAGTAGGCAGTCGTTCCGAGCTGCAAGCGTTGTCCGCTAAACTTGAGCAGTCGGGTGGAGCTTTGTTCCCGGATGTGGCTTTCCAGCACATTTATCACGATGATATGCGTTTTGCCCCTTCCTCGGATGCAGCGCGGTTTGTCACAAAGGAGACAGCAGAACTGTATCCATACAATCCTGCGCTTAATCGCATGGATCAGAGTAGGGACAGCTATTATTTGCTCTCAGCGGCCAAGCTTCCTTATGTAGTGGGTGAGTTTGCTGACAAATACAATCAACTGGACCTCGGCGGATTATCCCTCCGTGATCTTGGGCAAGTCCTGACTTCCGATTATCGGGATAGCCGGGTGATTCATCGGGAGACGGCGAAGCACATTGTGAAGGAACAGCTGGGACAGCTGGAACAGTCCTATCCGAACTTGATGATATCTGCCGCAAATAGCTACGCTTGGGGAAATGCACAACATGTTGTGAATGTACCCGCAGGATCAAGTCGCTTCAATATTACCGATGAAGAAGTTCCTTTTTATGCGATGGTTATTCATGGATACATGAACTATGCGGCATCTCCGATGAACACGTCGGGGGATCAGGATCTCCGCAAACAGTTACTGCGCAGCCTGGAGCTTGGGGCAGCTCCGTATTTTCAATGGACCTATGAACCATCATCCAGGCTGAAGCTGACGAATTATGATTCGGCCTACGCAACGGAGTATGCATATTGGGTAGATGACGCTGTTGCCTTGTATAAGCAGGCCAATGAAGTGCTGGGAGAACTGGAGAATGAGCAGATCCTGAAGCATGAACGCATCCAGGATGGCGTGGTCCGGATCACTTATACTGGCGGTACATCCATCCTTGTGAATTACAATGCGGATGCAGTAACCGTGGATGGAACAACGGTTGGCGGGACGGACTATGTGGTGGGAGGAGTGAACCGATGA
- a CDS encoding YIP1 family protein, with the protein MKQDFIKFPLHLIFHPIDAFWDLKSDNRGRLLVAFAALVLTIIMMILQKQYAGFLVNYIDPRTINSIIEIATVAVPFFLWCTANWAVTTLMEGEGKFREIVLATGYSLIPVILIYAPMIVISRFMVQEETAFYYLFNSIAFFWFVLLLFIGMMTVHQYTVIRTIITMVLTLIVMGIIVFLGALVFSMLQQLYEFGYNIYRELIFRT; encoded by the coding sequence GTGAAGCAGGATTTCATTAAGTTTCCGCTGCATCTCATTTTTCACCCCATTGATGCATTCTGGGACCTCAAGTCGGATAACCGGGGACGGTTGCTCGTTGCTTTTGCAGCGCTCGTGCTCACCATCATCATGATGATTTTGCAGAAGCAGTATGCAGGATTTCTCGTCAATTACATCGATCCTCGCACGATTAACAGCATCATCGAGATCGCCACGGTTGCAGTGCCATTCTTTCTATGGTGCACAGCCAATTGGGCAGTAACGACTTTGATGGAAGGGGAAGGGAAATTCAGAGAAATCGTTCTGGCGACAGGTTACTCGCTCATTCCGGTTATTCTGATCTATGCCCCGATGATCGTAATCAGCCGGTTCATGGTGCAGGAGGAGACTGCTTTTTATTATCTTTTTAATAGCATCGCGTTCTTCTGGTTTGTGTTGCTTCTGTTCATTGGCATGATGACGGTGCACCAGTACACGGTGATTAGAACGATCATTACGATGGTTCTAACGCTCATTGTGATGGGCATTATCGTATTCCTTGGTGCTCTCGTCTTCAGCATGCTGCAACAGTTGTACGAATTCGGTTATAACATTTACCGTGAGTTGATTTTTCGGACCTAA